A region of the Alligator mississippiensis isolate rAllMis1 chromosome 5, rAllMis1, whole genome shotgun sequence genome:
GAGACCTTCAGATGCTAGTATAATGCAAACAGCATCAATGACTGCACGCTGTTGGGAAAACACATACCCTTATATGGCTCGCATGGATGACCTTACCTGGGGAAAGGCTAAGAGCAAATTTGGTCTGGAAGTCACATTCACTGCTGTTTAGGTAATCATCAGAAATGACAACTACCATCCTTCGGCACCTGAGACAAAACAGGGAATGTGGGACATGGTTAACAAAGATACTTTTCAGACCTATTGGAGCAATATGTATCATACAGAACTGTTCTCCTGCAAACACGCAACTGCCAGCTGTGTTTAGCAGCAACTTCCATACAATCTAAAAAAATGCTGATATTTTACAGACACATATAGCATATACCCAGCACATTTAATCACTGGAGCATTGCAGCTATATATGAATTGCACAAAACAAAACTTTGTTAAAACAATATTATTAAGGTTACAGAAGCCAAAGttttcaaaagttaggaaatgccaatATGAAGCTTGTCTGTGCAAAACAATGGAGTCTTTCATTCATGAATGCAAGCTCTACTACTGGCTTGGCATCGGTCATACTTAGGAGTATGTTTAAGTGTTAAAGGCTTGGAAACACCAAGTTCTGCAACAGCCAATGAGCCAAGGAACCACCAAATCTCATAATGGTTAAGCTCATCCTCATTCTACTAATTACACTCGCTTGAAGCGTCTTGCCTTAAACTGTCCATGTGtcaccagagtgccagggagGAGATAAGCAGGTTGTGTTCCTAAGCTATCCTCAGGGTCCTGCCCTCTATGCAAGTAGCTAGACTAGTCATCCAGAAAGATAACGGGTATAAGAATGCCCCATGGGGAGGAAAATTAACTGGATAAAGTTAGTGAGCCAGAGCTGTTCGATGACCCATTGGGTCTCTCTCCAAGCAGGTCTCCTCCTGTCACCATGAAGCGAGGAGTTCCCTTATGGTCCACCCACTCCTTCCTCAACCTCTGTGAAGTCTGTAAGGAGTTGTAGGGTCAAGATCAGAACCATGGACTGAAGTATTGCCTTTTGATTTCCGTGCGGGCAGAAGCCGGTGCAAGTTGGACCTGCTCTAACTCCTCctggatcactgctgctttgGAGCAATCACAGGCTGTACACGGCACACAAGTGAGGGCGGGGACCTGGAGCGTGATGCATAATATCTCTCCCACGGGACGGCCTAACTCCTTCTCTCTTGAGGAGATGACGAAGAGGACAGTCCAGCAGGACACCATTGTGAAGTGTCCCTGCCTCGCTGCCCCATCCCGCATAGTCTTCTACATGAGGGTGCTAATCTGGCCCCCAAAGGAGCCAGTCTTTGGTTTCACCACAGCCCTGAGCTGGAGAACACGAACTTCTCCAGTATCCCCCTTGGCAGAGCCGGCTTGCTTACCTTTTCTCTATGAGCTCACTGGTAATGGACCACACACACGACCCTGGCAGGACATCCCGATCAAAGACGCACAGCTTCAGCTTGAACTCTGTTTGCTCCAGCTCCGTGATCATCTCCTGCACAAACCCAATGTCCTTCTGACAGTAGCAGATAAAAGCATCGAACAGCTCCGGCTCGTTCCCTGGACAGAAGGCAATTTCAGTACGGAGTTAACTCAACCCACCTCCTGCACTCTGCACTGTGACTGGAGCCCTTCATTCATCACTCCATACCCCACACTAGCGCAGTGTAGTCTAACCTTGCCCTCAAGTAACTTGTCCCTTTTTAGACATTTATATGGCAGTGTTTGAGGTCCTGAACCTGGGGTCAGATCCACAAAGTTACGCGCTGATCTTGGGGGTGCCTGATGCCAGAAGACACCGAGAATCAGAGCCCTCACTCTTTAGCTCCGGCCACAGAAACTCTTGCTTCTAGACCCACAGATCaacagttcaatctctgcagatggctcatccagggaagTCAGTCATTACACTAACTGTTAGCAGTGGTGTCAGGTACATCATGCTTGCCTCACATATTATGCATGGCTGGCACACAAACTGGCTCTTTCAAACTTCAGGACCTTCAGTGAGACATCTAAGGAAGTGACCCAGTTCTTAGAAAGGTTGGCCAACAGCAGGTCTCACTGACGTGTATGTACTTCCTTGACACCCAGCTACAGATCCAGGTACCTTGTCTTAAAGACAACATTTTTCACAACTGGGTGCCTGAAATCTATTGGGCAGTTTCTCCACTGTTTTATACCAGCATGTTGGGGCCATTATGTCAGACCCTAAAGACAGAGTAGGAAAAAAGTAGAGTAGGAAAAAAGAAGTATGCAAGGTCCAGATACCAAAGCCACATTTACAGAGGAAGGTCCCTATGTCTTTGCTCATCTGTAGTGACTTCAAACTGTTGTGGATCTGCATCCAGGACCAGGGCCTGCTAACCCAGAAAAGGTCTCCTTCCAAGTGAGAAGAAAGTAGTTACATGCACAAAGAGCTTCTACACAAAGGGGACTCGGTTAAACATTATACTGCACTGGCCTTAGACTACCCTACTTGGCCACAAAGCCACTTCTCTAATCCCCATTGACACCATCCCTGGTACtacccctccttcctctcttgaGTTATTTCAATGCTACCCCCCTCTTGGTCAGGATGGCCTATATGTGTCTACGTTAAGGGAAGGACACAGAGAATAAAGGGAGGAAAATGAACCCCAGCATCTCTCATTCAGACCTCCTGCATCAAAGGCCCGCTCTAGCACCACAAGTTATTATAAAGTAATAAACCAGTCATTTACCGAAGGGATCGTCTTGGGTTGTGATGCCTGATAATTCTGATGTCTTCGGGATGCTGCTGTCCACCGGTGGGTGCTGGATAGGTTGgtctgcctgctgctgtttcttttccAGGTACTTCTTACAGTCCTCTTCTGCAAGAAACCCAAAAGGCCCTTATGAGGCTGCTGAAAAGTGGAATAATTAGTTTTCAGGAGGTACTTAAAAAAGTCCCTAGGCCATCAGCTGCTTGGAAGCTGAAGAGATTTACAAGAAACTGAATTTATTAAGGAACATTAATTGCTCAGTAGTGATCAGTGACGGACTCAAGCTAAAGGTGCTGTAGGATGGATGGAGTTGCTCTTTTTGAGCAGCACCTGCCATGCTTATGAACATCATCCATTGGTCTCAGCACCCGCGCAGCCTGTGCTCATTGATGGTTACCCCAGGTTCACCTTCAGGTACTCGTGCAAACATCAAGTAGGGTAGGGCCGAAATCCAAAGCTTGGGGCGGAGTTTTAAGTCTTCATAAAAAAATCCTATCTGAGTTTGTTACTCTGAACTGGCTGCAGAATCAGGCATTTAGATGAGAAGAGTCATGTAAGAGCCCAGACAATCAGCGGAGCAGGGCTGAATGCAGTCTAGCAACTCCTTAACCATCACCTGGAGCTCACATCAAGAGACACGTGCTTTTGGAGCAGGGGGAGCCAGATGGAGCCAGGTTTGTGACAGACCAGCTTAGCTTTATTTTCAGAGTGAAAACCAGGTTTCTGGAGGGCTGATAAAATTCGCTTGCAATGGATGCAAccacagtgcagggctgtgctaACGGGTAAGGGAATAAAAAACTACTAAATACTATCTAACAAGCTTTGACAATGAAGTGCAAACATACAAACAACTAGCACAACGTGAGACAAGCTAATGGATTTCAAATGCTGTTGTGCCACACAGGCAATTCATTTTATTGTTTCTATGTTAATTTGAACCAGATGTAACATGTCCCTTTCCCTCTGGAAGGCCCTGGGTCCCAGCTCTGACACGGTGGCTTGCTGCTGTTTGTAATGAGACTAATTGGTGAGGGCTAAACAACAGAGAAACTTCTGGGAACATTATTACTGGTAAGATCTAGAGtaattggggggcggggggattcATTGGAAAGCTATAAAATAGAGTAAAAAGCCAAAATGTTGAGATGGCAAAAAGAGAGGACTGGATAAAGCAAGTCTCTTTGGGTTATTGAGATGACAAATGCAGTATTTAAAGCATATTTCCTTCCCTGGTGTATTAAGGAAATATACAGTGATCTGACCTAAATGTCCTAGGACTGGCTTTTAGATCCTACAGGAACATCATTCATGGCCAGCACCCACAAGTCCATATGAAATAACTCTCGTCTATCCAGAGTTATCTGTAATGCTCAGATAAGGATATACTTTACACATTGCTCAGCCAGTGGTCCAAATATGCCCTAGTCCAATGCTTGAATATCTCTATGCAACAAACTTTCAACACTAGACAGTTTTCAGAATCAAATACCAGACTTGCTAccgaggtgggcaattattttgggtggagggccgcttactgagtttcggcaagccatcaagggttgCATGCCAGGCAgtcggggcagataaatattaattttctacattttttaggggtcctggaggccagatacaatggcctggtgggccgcatccagcccatgggccgcattttgcccacccctgtgctaacaCCTTCACAGTTTTGctacaaatgcaaaatgcagggctACTGCACTGGACCTGGCATTAAGTAGTTCCCAGGGTGAGTTTTGGCAGTTTTGCACAGCTTAGACTCCAAAGAAGACATTCCAATTAAGTTTGAGTTTTTAGGCTAATTAGCACCCAAGAGTCAAAGTTAACCTCTTGGGATACAACACTAAGAACCAAAACCAAGTGGACAAGATTGCAAGATGCCCTGTGAAGCAAAACAGCCACGGCCCCCACACAGCCTGGACAGATTGCCTCTATTTCAGGTTTTTGCTTGGGTCTTCAAATAAAAGGTAGCCAGTGCGATTGCTTTCATTAGGGAACCTGAAGGAATGGAGCAAAAATGATGGACACATTAAACCGCAGAGGAAAAGGGTAAAAAATTCCCTCTGCTGCTTCAgtgtcagggggaaaaaaaaaaagagagccaaGTGAGGGAGATGAATTATTAAGCAGACACATATCAGTTTTAGTCACtagtcagcaagaaaaccaaaACTAATGAGGTTCAGCAGGGAAGGTTTGAGATAAACATAGCAAGGTAAATAGCTTTAGCACTCAAAGAACAGTTCGGGAAGTGAAGACCCTGCGAAGGCAGATCGTGTAGAATCAGAATGGCTAGAAAGGGAAAACTTCAGCTCTCCAGCAACGGCGACATGCATTACTGCCGTAACGCAGGGAGGGACTGGAGCATCTGCCCCACAGCGCAGGAAGGCGTGGGATTCGTGCTGAAGTACCAGCCACAGCCCAAACGCAGTCCTAGAGATTCAGTACATGAATCAGTTTTGTACCTGACTGCTCTCAAAGAGACAATCAGTCCCAGCACACAGCACAAGGCCCCCGCGATCAAGCAGCTCTAGTACTGAAGTTCAGCCTTTAGACACGGCTGCAATCCTTCATTCATTCTAATGAAAACGAGGGATCTGATCCCGAATGCCCCCATCTCTCATTGACCTCCGTAAGACCGAGGTGCTCAGTAAGTATCGCAGGATCAGGCCAGAGCTacagactccagaaaaacttgccAGTGTGATCCTGAGCTGGGCAAAGCTTAGGAGCTTCCTGAACTTAGGAGCCAGCTAAAACCACTCCATACAACATCATTTGTACACTTCAGGGAGGGATCTTTTCTGGATACCTTTTCCTGGAAAAAATATTGGACATTGACGTGCTGAGAAAAACCAGCAGATCATTTCCTACATTAAGAGCAGCAATAGAAATAAAAGCACTTGAAGTCCAAGATCTGTTCAGTTTTGAACGCAAGTGCACACAGCTGGAAGCACCTCGAAGGAAACAGAGGACACAACTGTGGACCATGCTGCTCTcagtatttattttaaaggacAGATCAGACATGCGCTTTGAGGACCCAAAAACCTAGCAGGAGCCTGCCATCTTCTACAGTAGGTAACTGGTTTGGTAAGAGAGGCACCAGTGCTGGATAAAAGTGCTGAATAACCAAACAATCttgatcctctttttttttttttttttttaatcagcattctccatcttgatttttttttaatgcaagtaaCAGGAAATGAAGTTTTCTACTTCCCCACGATTTACGCAACACACTTTATGTACAAGGCACCCGACTTCAAGGATTTCTTATGAGTCACAGCAGACTCCAGAAATATTTGATTACACTTCCGGTCCAGGGCTCTTACATTTGGTTTCTCTTTGCACTTAGAGTGTGAGTGAAGCATTACAAATGCTTTGTAAAATGGCTTTTGTGGGGCTCCAAGTTTCTTCCTGATTCTCTGATCTCATTTGCCAAGTTTATAAATAAAAGTTTTTTCTCCTGCTAGCCAAGCCCACAAACTTCTCTCCAAACAGCACAGCACCACCAAAAAAGTTTCTACCTGCCCAATTAGACCCCCCCAATACACAACATAAGCCCCTTACTTTTAGGCCATGCCCTATGTGCAGCACTCTCATGGCTAATGCTGCTAGAAGGCATTGTTTGAGCCAGAGAAACTTTATCCTGAGCAATTCTGTGTAAAACAGAAAAAGGTGAATTTGTGGGACCGACACTAACAGGAGGTTCTCCTTCCCCCCTCGACAACCAAGTGTGCTGTGGAAGCAGCCCCATAACCTGTACCTTTACCATGTCAGGTTTGGGGATCTTCTATGCTGCAACAGCAGCCCAAAGAAAGAAACCGTATCCTCCAAATGTCAAGGGAACGTGTCACCGATGGTCAGGCCCCAAATTGTCTCtctcaaaagaaaggaaaattcaaCACAGCATCCCAAAAGGAAGCTAAGCAACCTGACAGAGGCGGTCGCCTCTCAGTTCAGGTTGCAAAGCCAGCCCGGCCCCCCCCGACTACAAACCATATGGAGGAACGAGCAGGTGAACCCCAGCTCAGCTTCTGCGGTTCCCATCTGACTGCGtcaatttttccagggactaatcTGGAACGTCTACACCGCGACGAAGCCAGACAGCACTGATACTGCAGTTACCCGCGATGGCAGAGCGGATCCTATCCCAGCCACAATGGAAACGACGCTCGCTGTTTGTGCGTGTTGTTGGACCAAACGCAACGGCTGTCTTTGCTTTCTGCACGTCGCCAAGAAGGTACTCCGTAATACAACCTACCCTCGATCTGAACGTAACCCGTCCTTCACCGAATCAAGGAGCACAGCTTTTGACAACGCCCGACAACACGGAGCGGGCTTTTCTACACGCCGCTCTGACGTGTTTAGCAGCTCTGCTTTTTCCAGAAGCTGAGGAAAGCAGCCCTCTGCTTACAAATGCTTGCGCTACACCTCTCAGTCCAAGTCCACCGCCGTCCAACTTCCAATGTCGGCGGCGCCATGCAGAGGAGATGCGCCTCCATCCCGCCTGGGATAaggggagcagcaggtggggaggagacagggggGCTGCGCAGGGAAGGACCCGCGGCCCAGGTTGGGAGGGATgggcaggaccaggaccaggaccagggggcaggggcaggcgggcgCTCACCGATGCGGGGCTGCAGGTCGGCGATCACGTCGCGGCGGCCGAGCTGGTGCAGCAGGGCGAGCAGGCGGCCGACGgagggcgcggggccgggggcggcgcgGCGGGGCCAGGCGTCCAGCAGGCGGCCCGTGGGGTCTGGCAGCGCCTCGAGCGCGCGGATCTCCAGGAACTCGTAGCCCAGCGCCTCGGCCAGCGCCGTCCAGTCCGGCGCCACGGGCGAGCGCGGGTTGAGGAACAGCGCCAGCCGCCGCCGCACATCGTAGTTCAGCGCCTCCAGCGGCACCGCCTGCAGCGCCCACCCCGGCCCCGaccccggctccggctccgacCCGCCCGTGGCCATGGCCCGCCGCGCTGCGCTGCGCCGCTtcctgcccggccccggccccggccccggcccggctccGCCCCGCGCGGGGCGGCCCCAAGCGCACACGCAGGCGGGACCCATCCACCCACGGGCAGCAGCGCCTGTGTATCCGCACGCACCGTGCACAGTCCGGCTCCGGACACCCTCAACCTCCTCCGGCCCCACAGGACAAGGGGAGCTTGTCACACTGCTGGGTGCATGGTGTGAGGCTGCcacagcatgtggcccctggtGCTGAACCTGCGTGGGACCGGGCTGGGACCCACCCCCCGCACGGGCAcctgctgcagtggtgcaggACTGTGCCGTGCACACCGCCTTGCTCCAGGAGCCGCGCGGCGCGGCGCGCGGTACCACCCCAGCCTGGTGGGCAGCTCCCGTCCCCGGCCACGTGCGATGCAACTGGACCACCTGGATCCAGTATGCAGAGGGGTCCCCGACTGGTCCCAGCCCGATGATGTGCCTCCGTGGGTTGCGGTATATCTTTGACGCCCCTACTCTAACAGCGTTCTTGCTGCTGATGTCATTTGGATAAGGGACGAAGATCGGGGCCTCGCTGAGCCAGGCACTGCGCAAACGGGGAGAGAGGCCTTAGCACGAAGAGCTCCCGCTGGAAGGGAGCGTGCACACAGCAGAATCATTTATCCCGTGATTTGCATCATGCTAAGGAACAGACTTTCCCAAGCGTCTCGCCCGCAGTAGGCATTGTTATAGTTCCTGGCTACCAGGAGATAGTGCGAATCAATTTGCACTGATCAAAGATAGTCTGGGGTTAAAATGCCTAAGGAAGCAGACCCATGCCCAATACACCACAATCACTTAACACCGACACACAGTTATTCCTCACTTTCTGAGGAACTTTATCATGGATTGGCATGACTTGGATCACTTCAAGGCTGTGTGTTGTGTgtccacttcacttggaagtccTGTAAGATGGGGAAACAGGATCTATCCGCTTCATGCTATTGGTACAGCAAGGTCAGTGAAAGCTGTGACTTTTCTTTCAGAACATTTTTATACCATCCAAAACCTTAGAGTAGATGTGATTACACTGGCAAAAAGTCCTTCTGATTTCATTTGAGGAATCACTGTGAACTAGAACAAAAGACTGCTTCTGTCAATAAAAGTGATCTCTCTGCTAACATTTGCCAGTTGTAACTGGAGCGGTAACTAGAGCTAAACCAGCAAATCCCTTCTCGATGTAGACTGAGCCGTAGTTCATGGTCCTGCTAGTACTGTAATGTGCTCTGGTTTCACTAAATCGATTTAAAAAGTGATCTGGTTTAATTGGTGCAAATTCCTTGCAGAGATGCCTGTAAATTGGCTTAACTCTTGCTTATTATGAAGGTGCAAGGCTCCATAGTTACAGTTTAgctcctctgtagcagggggtagggacctcttctttggatctctcaagcatattttaacaacctttgcaggaACAAGGCAGTGgtattgtccccctgctttacccatGGAAGGCTAGGGTgctgtcttgtgttgtgtcacaGGATCAATTGTGGCATTTTAGTAATAGATTAGACGGGGATTTGTATGGGATGCTCTGGATAATATTGATCCTGTctcaggttggactagatgacttccagaggtcccttccagccccacttctctatgaatctatgaactgaaaGCCAGGATACAACCTCTAGGTTACAAAAGGAAGATGTATGTGGATTTAGACTAAGGTGAGTTCTGCGTTACAGACTTCTGTCGACATGGCAGTATGGGTCAGGAATATGGGGAGGCTTGATCAGAGCCCgacacagctgtgctggcagaagCCTCAAGTAGAGACGCAGTTATTCTGAAAAACTTAGCAGCTGGCAACACTGTTAAATTCATGCAAGTACTTTTACATTCaagacttaaactggtttaactaGATTGCTCATACCCATAAACGTCATTTTACTACTTGGTAAAAGggtgtggggctccccagcctTAGCCTCCCACTGAGGATGCTGTGTCCTTACATGCCACAGGCTCCCCAGTGAATAAAGATCTCTGCTTAAGGTTTCATCAGACAAAGGATCTCAGATTTAACTGAGGCCTAGGCCATTTAAGGGTGTCTGGACAAGAACAAAAAGGTTTCAAAGGACCCAGCATTGGTTGGGATGCTGGACGCAGAGCAATGCTATGAATTCCTAGTCATTTCCAGCTGGCAACAGGGTCAAACAAATGACTCCAGTGATCTCTGACCAGATTCCCAGATGACGCAGTCGTCCAAAGCTCTGTGGACGATATGCTGCGGAGGTACGTCTAAGCAGGTACTGTGCTTACAGATCTCTATCACATCAGGAATACATTGCAGCATACAGTATACATTTGAATGAAAAAGTGCTTTGAGTAGCCCATGACTCAATGTTTTAAAGGAAAGTTACACCCTAAAGTACTTCCACTTATGGAAGTTCAGTACGGATATTTCTGATTGAAAATACACCTTTTCCAGTTTGGTACAAGAAGTAGAATGTAAGAACTCAAACCACAGTAGTTACAAGCAGCAATACAATACAAAAGCACTGGAAAAACAGCCTGACTGCTTCCTAATAGCAGGGCAATCAGGACTCGTCGTACAGATGGcatataccttttattagaccaacaagatttttgcaaaaaaaaaaaatctttaattgcaagctgtcaggaacaaacacccttcattgggccttggagaaaagattgtaaaagttctcctgggagGAAATGatagttcatatttcataggatttcacagaggagtcaagagatggaaaactcctctgggcaggcagttcatagctggcatggagcctctcacctcccgtgaggatctgtgatgatgcaaattaccttgacacaaaggcaggagcaggatctcaggtttcaggtgatCACAGTTGCttaggaaaatatgaagatttcattttaaaaaatcagctaaaattcaatatctgccatgtgtcaggtatccaggttggtctagaggaaaaggcaatcaggacttgtagtaaagatgataacttttattagaccaacaagatttttgccaaaaaaaattgaATCTTTAACtgtaagctttcgggcacaaacacccttcatcaagcattgcagaaaagattgtaaaagttctcctgggtagaaatgaaagttcatatttcataggatttcacagaggagtcaatagatggcaAAATAGCAGAGGCACTCTATTTTGGCTAAGAAATACTTATTTACAGCCTCTTTCAACCAAAATCACTTTACAAGAGCAATGCAGTAGATAAGAGAATCGGTTTTTCATCACTGAAAAGCAGCCACCTCTGCGTAGGCCATATTAGCTGTTTAAACAGCTCACAGCAACATTGCAGCTCACAGCAACCTGTTGTTCTTCCCTTCTCACTACACAAACcatcagctgatgtaaattagAAAACTTCTCTTGAAACCCACATTTTGTTGTCAGTGCTGACCTATATCAGCAGAGTATCTGGTCCCAGGATGTTAGACTGGAGTTGTCAGAAGCTCCTAGGCAGGCCAGATGTCACTTCTCAGACTTGAATACAAGATTTAACGCCACTGTGCACGTTAAACGCACTGTGCACAGCAGCCTCCATAAGCACAAATGACCAGTCATTTGCATTCCTTGCTGGATTTCAGTAAGCAAATTCATAAGAAAAGAGTCACTTTGTAAACTGGgtgagctcctgcccctgctgaagTCTGTGGCCAAGCAACTCTGACTGTCAAGCAAGGGCCAGGGCTCCACTAGTCTTATTTAGGTGTTAAAGAGAGAAGTTAGCTCAGATGAGCAACCACCATCCTGGTGTCATCAGCTGGCAGAACTGTCGTTAGCCACATCCCCAGGAAGCTCAAAGGCTGCCTTGATAATTAATTTTTGttgcaaggaaaataaaaatctatcCTCTGCCATGGTGTTGCTTCTGTGTGAACAAGGGACCTTTCTGTCCCCAGGGAGGGGGCTTCTGATGCTCTGCGGCTGGAAGTGAGATAACTGCTGAGCTAAAGAGAAGTACGGAGCTGATTTTCATCTCAGAGAGCCATTGAGACATCCATTTGTTATTGGATCGCAGCTGTACCCAGGAGAGGAGCCAAGAGAAAAGCAGTTCTGCTGCTGTTCAAAGCAGGGATTTGCTCTGAATATTTGTAGATTCAGTACCAGGGGCATCTTGGGTTTCTATATGTGTATAGGCAGGGGGTCTCAGTAATGCCAGATCAGAGGAACTCATCTTACAAGGCTGTTTCTGCTCCTCCCCTTTAGCTGCCACCCTGCAGACGTTCTGGGCATCAGGGGATTGAGCTGGACTCACTTCTACTCATGTGCCGCCCTCTGTTATAAGGAGCTTGTAAGCTGGACAAGGCCAGTGACACCTGTAAAACTTCACGGATTTCAGTGGGTTTGCACAGGTGTAAAACCAAGTGGACCTGGGTCAGCAGAGCTGTGCATGGTGCCCTTGCCAGAACAGAACTGAGCCCACCATCTGCACCCTGTCAGTCCTGTAGGGCTTGCAGAAGCAGGTGAAACCGGTCTTAGTTGGGGAAGCTCTGACCCCACCTAGGCCCCAGGAGGGAGAAATGCGCTGAGCAAGAAACATCCGTTGTTACCTAATCCCTTTTTTGGTGCTGAATCATGCTTTTTTATGTCGGGGTGGAGCAGGCAGTTAGATTCCCAGTGAGGTCCAGTTCCACAGATCATGGGCATTCACTGGAGCGCAATATTGTATTCAGCCGCAGGCTTGAAGTGATGTGGATTAAACCCATTCTCTCTCCCCCGCAGCCGATCTCGCTTCTAAGGGGAGAAACTAATGTAGTTAGTTTGGGACAAACTTAATCAAACCAGGATGCCATGAGACAGGCCTTTGAATGCAGCTGTAGGACCGACCCTAAACATGTGGCCAGCTTCAC
Encoded here:
- the MYD88 gene encoding myeloid differentiation primary response protein MyD88; translation: MATGGSEPEPGSGPGWALQAVPLEALNYDVRRRLALFLNPRSPVAPDWTALAEALGYEFLEIRALEALPDPTGRLLDAWPRRAAPGPAPSVGRLLALLHQLGRRDVIADLQPRIEEDCKKYLEKKQQQADQPIQHPPVDSSIPKTSELSGITTQDDPFGNEPELFDAFICYCQKDIGFVQEMITELEQTEFKLKLCVFDRDVLPGSCVWSITSELIEKRCRRMVVVISDDYLNSSECDFQTKFALSLSPGARHKRLIPVKCKSMENEFPSILRFITVCDYTNPCTKRWFWIRLAKALMLP